A portion of the Carya illinoinensis cultivar Pawnee chromosome 11, C.illinoinensisPawnee_v1, whole genome shotgun sequence genome contains these proteins:
- the LOC122280452 gene encoding bifunctional dTDP-4-dehydrorhamnose 3,5-epimerase/dTDP-4-dehydrorhamnose reductase-like, with product MGFPANGASVTDKPFKFLIYGRTGWIGGLLGKLCQEQGIDFAYGSGRLENRLSLEADVAAVKPSHVFNAAGVTGRPNVDWCESHKVETIRTNVVGTLTLADVCREKGLVLINYATGCIFEYDSVHPIGSGIGFKEEDTPNFVGSFYSKTKAMVEELLKNYENVCTLRVRMPISSDLSNPRNFITKITRYEKVVNIPNSMTILDELLPISIEMAKRNLTGIWNFTNPGVVSHNDILEMYREHINPNFTWKNFTLEEQAKVIIAPRSNNELEATKLKQEFPELLSIKESLIKYVFKPNQKTAGA from the exons ATGGGTTTTCCAGCTAATGGAGCCTCGGTAACCGACAAGCCGTTCAAGTTCCTGATCTACGGCCGCACCGGTTGGATAGGAGGGTTACTGGGGAAGCTCTGCCAGGAGCAGGGTATCGACTTCGCCTACGGCTCAGGGCGCCTCGAGAACCGCCTGTCGCTTGAGGCCGACGTGGCTGCCGTCAAGCCCAGCCATGTCTTCAACGCCGCTGGCGTCACGGGCCGCCCCAACGTCGACTGGTGCGAGTCCCACAAGGTCGAGACCATCAGGACCAACGTCGTCGGGACCCTCACTTTGGCCGACGTATGCAGGGAGAAGGGCCTCGTCTTGATCAACTACGCCACCGGGTGTATTTTCGAGTACGATTCCGTTCACCCCATCGGTTCCGGCATCGGGTTCAAGGAGGAGGATACGCCCAACTTCGTCGGATCTTTCTACTCCAAGACCAAGGCAATG GTGGAAGAACTTCTCAAGAACTATGAGAATGTCTGCACCTTGCGTGTCAGAATGCCCATCTCGTCTGATTTATCCAACCCTCGTAACTTCATCACAAAAATCACTCGGTACGAGAAGGTAGTGAACATACCAAACTCGATGACGATCTTGGATGAACTACTCCCAATCTCCATTGAGATGGCAAAGAGAAATCTCACTGGGATATGGAACTTCACAAACCCCGGCGTGGTCAGCCACAATGACATATTAGAGATGTATAGGGAACACATTAACCCCAACTTCACATGGAAGAACTTTACTCTTGAGGAGCAGGCAAAGGTAATCATTGCCCCAAGAAGCAACAATGAGCTTGAAGCCACGAAATTGAAGCAGGAATTTCCTGAACTCTTATCAATTAAGGAGTCGCTGATTAAGTATGTTTTCAAACCAAATCAGAAGACTGCTGGAGCATAA